The nucleotide sequence GGCGAAGCTTATCTGTATTTGTATCAATCATGCATGTTTAGAAGCAAGATTGTTTCTTACTCATAATCTGATGGACTTTCAATGATAATCTATAGTTCTCCAACCGATAACCCAAGTAAGGATCTTAATATTTAGCATGTGTTCCCGCAGCAACGTGCGGGGTATTATCTAGCATAATCCATTCTAACAGACCAATTCATCAATTGGCAGAATCTTGGATTCAGCACGGTagctgcatgcagaagaaaattGTTTGACTAATTTATCACGATTAAATCCAGTGCCAACAGTAGAAGATCAAAGTCAAATGGCAATAACTAGATAGCGATATCAGAAATAAAAGGTAGTATCTTAAAGGGAAATAGTGAATAAACAGATAGATATATATAGCAATCACACGTGGCTGACTTCCTCAGGAGGTTCCCTCTTGCAGCGTGCATTCTTCTTTGGCAGGAAGACATCAGTGAGGACGCTCTTGGACTTGAGGGCAGCAGCAAGTATCCCCAACGCCTATCCAAACACAGAGAAAAAACAATAAATCAATCACCAGCTGCACCACCAGCTGCACCACTGAATCAAAGACACCATCGTACCTAAATAATAGTGAATAATATTCGAATCAAGGGTAGGCACCACCTAATCTAATTGGGAGTAGACGATCTAAGAAACTGAAGCACAGCACAACATCTATATATACCTCTTCCTTGCCGATCTTGACGGTCTTCCTCTCCAGCACGCTGAGGTCCTGGACGCCGCAATGCGCAAGCAATGTGATGCCCGACAGCAGGCTGGGCGCCGGACTCACCCAGAGGTCGTCCTTGATGGTGTACGCAGATGCCCGCCACTTCCTGCCAGCTGTCGCCACCTCCTCATTCTCGCTGGAGAGAAACATAGGATCGAACATTCTACCTTTGCAGGCGGGGCAGGCACTGCCACTGCGGGCCGAGAGAAATCCACAGCTTCTGCCGGTGTTCTTATTTACACAGGTGTAGAAGTGGGTGTTGCAGTTGCTCAGCTCGGTGCCTAGCAGCTCCTCCAGGCGGCAGAGCGTGGCCTGGGCGACAGCCGGGCTCAGGTGCTGCTCCTTGCCCTTGTAATCAGCATCCCGCATCTCCACGCTCGCAAGCAAATTACCGAAGCTGCCGGCGATGCGCTCTTGGGTGAGCAGGTTGCTGATGCTGCCCAGCGGCAGTGAGAGGAGGCCCGACAGGAACTCGACGACGTCGTTGCCAGCCTCGGCGAAACAAACCTTGGCTGCCTTGGTGTCGATCAACAGCGTGATCGATAGCTTGTCGCTCGCCCTTCTATGGACCAACCTTCTATTCTTCATTGATTCTTGTCTATTTGTATAGCTCCTGGccatatttatatgaaaatatATCAATATCTATAATACTAAAATTATAAAGTATGAATATTAAATTCTTCCCAGCAAAAAAAAAGAATATTAAATTCTTGACGCATCCAAAGTTGGTTAgattttacaaagtttgacttgaatTATTAACATCCCCTAGGACCTAGGCCCTATCCTATTATTATATAATCCCTCTTCATTGATCCGGTAAATTGTTTGGTTCCTGCTAATTGCCACTAGTAagatactccctcccttccggtttatagagCTTATCTTTAAATTTAAGTTTTTTCGTTTTATAAATCTCAATTGTATTTTTCCCTATCATATGTTCAGATTTTAAGGTGTATTAAATCACTGCGTGCAAGGATTAAGATAAAACCTAAAATTGCGTGTAAAAGTTCTTGGTTATTTATTGGTCACATATGCATGCATtccaattaatgcattgataagtatttttttaaaaaaacaagtgcattaattgagtgctttggcaaactacaaaaaatattacACCATTCACCATCAACTTTGATCGGTGAGATTTTTGAGTTGAGCCATATAAACCggaagagatagatagatagatagatagatagatagatagatagatagatagatagatagatagatagagagagagagttaAGTCCGATGAACTTCAATAGTTAATCACTGTCATAGCTGGAACCTTCAAAATACTTCGAGAAAAAGAGTATTATTTCTTTATCCCATGAAAAGAGGTTTGTTTTCCAAAAAAAGGTTGGAAGTagataatgcaaaaaaaaaaacccaAAGCCATCTAGATATGAGCAGATAAATTTAGACTAGGAAAAAAGAACACATATTGTCTagttcacatctagatgttttttaaggatgtcacatcaaagctcacacaaatacataatgcagcaacaagaaacaaaaaaagacaAACAAAAAAGAACACCAACAGAGTGGACATTAGCTTAGacgtgacataactatgtcacatctagatgtgttccAGACATACCCAATAAATAGATTAAGATGAAGAAGCCCATCGGCCACCTGATCACAAAGGTTggattgttgaatttcttcacacATAAAAAAGAAATATAAGTGCAATATTGATTCTTTGAATGTATATCTAAGTGATACAACATAAGAGTTTAGGAGATTGACGTGAACCATTGCTCCGTACCTGTAACTCCGAATCAGTAATTTAATATACAGTATCAAGTGTAAACTGACCATGAGACAAGTAAAATCACTCATGAAAAAATTAAAACCGTGCAAGCCAAATGACTAGGATCAACATGAAAAGACGAGATGTGTAAAAACAAGCTCGCATCCGCACCAAATATTCAAAGGTAATAATTATAAAAGATTATTGTCATATACCATCAAGTAAGTCATAGAACTGAATAGTGCAATGCCATGTAGAGAATTGTTTCGGATTTAAGAAAATTTAGAGAAATTTGAGGTAGGCATAAGCTCATGCTGAATAAGAATGATTTATTTGAAGAAGCAATAGTAGGTTCTAGATATCTTACACTATTAATACCTAACATGTGACATCACAAATTGTTAATATATTTATACATATATGAAAAAGTAGTTTACGTGCTTAGTATTATGCTTTTATGTCACACAAACCATTCTTAATGGGGTATCATTAGTCAAAGCCTTATTGTAGATCATTAACACGCTATACTTTGAGAATGTTCCTatctttagaaacatggcaacaacCGGGGAGGCCTTCACCCGGAGAAAGTCAGGCACCAACCCCACGTGCCGCAATCCGCTGACCACCTGTGCAGTATCTCCCCTGATTCCTAGCACAATCGTGTGTCAATTCCATGACCAACTCCACGCTGCTGCTTCCTTTTATTTCGCAGCTAACGAGAGGAACAGGTTCGATCCAATAATCACGGTGCCATCCCACACTTAAGTCCACGTCCAATTTTATCCACTCATGACGGCAAGGCCCGACAGGGAAAATTGGGGCTCATGCACGCGATAGATCGCTTGCATGCAACAGATAAAACTGCTAAGAAGTACACATGCGCATGTTCAGGGCTAAAAGCACTTCCGATGTCACGTCGTCTACCTCTCGCCGCTGGCTCTTGTGCACGTCTCCAACCTCGACAAGAACTCGCGCACGTCGCCCACCATGCCTGTGCACCCATGCACGTCGCCGCTGGTGGTGGTTGGCCGGTCCGGTCCGGCCCATGTTTGACTGCCACTAGTCCAATCCCTGGAAACCGGACCATCAGGTTGGTCGGTCCAGTCCGGTCCAAATGGTAGCTCGGTGGGGGAACGGATCaacccggaccgtgtccacccttaCCCTCAAGCGACAGATATGTATCTCGCAGGGGCAAGGCTCACCGACATTGCCATGGAGCCCCACAGCTCAAGATGGCGACAGGGACGAAACCCACCGGGTTTTGCTTGACGAAACCTATCCCCACCAGAAAATCGCaagcccgtccccgtccccgtcactATGCACGGGGCTAGTTTTTTGCCCGTCGCCTAAACCCATTGGGTTTTTTAAAACGCACGGAGAACCCGTCCCCGCAATCAGACAATGTAAACAACGATATTTGGAAAAATGTTGTCGGGCGGCGCTGCGAGCTGGGATCGAGCCCAGGCGGCAGCGGAAGGACTAGGTTTAGGTTTAGGAGTGTGTGTATCCTGTGTGTGGTGTGTTGTGCCCTCTGCTGGACAAGTCAAGCGAATGGGCGAGGGGTGCTCGTGCACTCGCTGGGCTGGGGCGCTGGGCTGAATTCGCTGGGCCGGTCTACTCATGTTCTAGGATGGATGTGTACATTTTGACGGGTTTGTTGGGTTTTAGGGTCGTGTATATATCTCACCATACCTCGGGCCGGGTCGGGCTTccggccgggcctagccaagcccgacgcaaaaaacccaggcccagGCTAGGCCCGGCCCGGCCATCAGGCCTGTTTTCTGGGCCCGAGCCCAACCCGAACACGTAAAAGCCCATCGAGCTCCGAGCCgtcccggcccggcccgacctttaGGAAAACGCAAAAACGACGGCCCAGACCTGTTTCATCGTGTCAACACGTGTTTATGCGAACTGAATTTCATAATGTCCCTACCTTTCAAATCATTGTGTTTGACGGATCAAGTATTAATCTTAATAAATCATTAACATCACATGGCCATTGGCCCTACGCTATATATATATACCCAAGCTTAACACCCCCGTTAATCCGCAAACTCCGATGGTTCGTACTGGCTAGATGATTACGCCTAGATCAATAGGCCCATGGGAAGAACCACCAGATTGTGCAGAGATGCAGCAAAAACCGCGACAGTAGATCACGCGGCACAGTCTAGTAGGGCACATTTCTATCATGATTCATGGCGAGTTCAGTAAGGAAGAAAATGGCAAAGGAAAAAAGGTGTGCGGTGGATTGAGAAGAAGTTGCTCACAGGCAGCGTTGCCGGCTTGCCCTTGATCCGTTTGCTTCCGCTTGCCACCGACGAGGAAGCAATCCGGGCGATGAGCCGACGACTATATATGCCATTCGTATGGAATGTAGCACTAATTTTGGTCTATTAAAGGCCGGGAGCGCATATACTGAGGCTGATTATTTTTTTCAGCAGGCTAATTGGCTTTCCTATTTCACAAATGCTGAGGCTGATTGATTTGATGCCAATGTTTGGTACTGCTTGTTTTGTCAACGGGCAATGATCTGCGCTGGCACGCCCGCTCAAATTTGGGCCAGTCGGCCTGCAGCCGCACGATTGCGCGCGGTACCACCATTGGATCTTCCTCCAGTAGGTacgtcgtcttcctcctccgcgTTCGcatccaccccaccccaccccgccaCCCCCCGGGCCCCGTTGGCCCAGACAATGTCGCCGAGTACTTTCCGGCGACACACGACGACCGACGACAGAAACGAGCGCGATGAACAAACCAAAGCTAACTCGTTTCCGTCGTCGATCGTCGCGTGTCGCCGGAAAGTACTCGGCGACATTGTCTCGGCaaacaattggtatctagagcaaggttgacCTTCTAGTAACGGAGGATCATGGCGGACGACGAGAAGAACAAGCAGCTGACGGAGTACTCCGGTGCGGCTAAAGCATTTGCTGCCCCGGCGAGTTCGTCGTACCCACGATTTGATCGCGAGAACTTCGGGGTCTGCAAGGCCCTCATGGAGTGTGGTCTCCGCGCCAATGAGCTATGGGACGTGATCGACCCAGGAGGCGACGCGTTCAAGGAGGGAGCCGAGCACCGGAAGGATCGGCAGGTGGCGTCAGCGATTTACTCGGTGATGCCGATGGATGTCCTCCAACACCTGATCGCCAAAGTAATGGTGAAGGAAGCGTGGGATACCTTGAAGCTCATGTTCGAGGGACACACCCGCGTCAAGCAAGCCAATCTCCAAGCTCTCCTAAGGAACTATGAGACTTTGGTCATGGGAGACAATGAGTCCGTGGATGCGTTTGCTCCACGGGTGGCTACTCTCGTCAATCGTATCCGCGCGCTTGGTGAAAACCTCACGGAACCTCGATTGTCCGGCGGTTCTTGCGCGCAGCCCCTCCTCGGTACCTGCAAATTGTCACGGCGATCGAGTAGTGCGTCGATCCCGAGACACACTCCATCGGCGATCTCGTCGGACGCTACAAGGCTCACGACGAGCGTATGCGGTACAATCTCGGGGATGGTAGGGATGATGAGAGTGTCATGCTCACACGGGCTCAATGGCTGGCGCTGGACTCAAGGAGAGGTGGCGAGGGCTCTAGCAGCAACACTCGCCAAGATCGTGCGCCAAAAGAACAAAGTAAGAAGAACGCTGGCGACGACGCTCCGAAGAAGAAGTTAGACAAGCGCAAGAACAAGTGTCACAACTGTGGCATCATGGGGCACTTCAAGTCGGAGTGCAAGAAACCACCGAAGGAGAAAGCTCTCATGGCCAAAGGAGGCGATGATGGAGACATGATGCTCATGGTCGAAGTATGTGAGCTAATGGATGAGGATAGTCCAGCTCCAAGCCGGCTACAGAGGTTGTCACGCTCATAAAGGAGGCAGTTTATCTTCACGATAGGAAGAGGATGAACACGTAGAGGCACGTGGTACCTCGACACAGGTGCCAGCAACCACATGACCAGCGACAAGGACCAGTTTTCTGAGCTCAGTGTTTCGGTGGGAGGCACGGTTCGGTTTGGTGACGGACAGACCGTTGACATCGCAGGGCGAGGTGCTGTCTTGTTTGTGTTGAAGAATGGTGGTCACAAGGTACTCACAAATGTGTACTATATTCCCAAgctaaagagtagcatcatatgtCTTGGCCAGCATGAGGAGCGTGGTTGCAAGATTGTGCTCGAAGATGGCTTTCTATGGGGGTATGATCGTCAGAGGATGTTGATTATGAAGGTGCAGAGGTCACCAAACAGGCTCTATGTCGTCAACTTGGATCATGTGGATCCGATATGTCTCCTGTCGAGCATGGACGACTCGGCATGGAAGTGGCACGCGCACTACGGTCATCTAAATTTCCAGGCTCTTCGGCAACTTGGACAAAAGGAGATGGTACGTGGTATACCGTGCATTAATCATGTCGACCAAGTCTGCGATGGTTGTCTCATTGGGAAACAAAGGCGAGCCCCGTTCCCAAGAGAGGGAAACTTTAGAGCGAGTAAAGCTCTTGAGTTGGTCCACGGAGACTTGTGCGGACCGATTACACCGGCCACCCCTGTTGGAAACAGATACTTCTTGCTCGTCATCGACGACTTCAGCAGATTCATGTGGATTGTGTTTTTGAAGACGAAGGATCAAGCTTTGCAAGACTTCAGGATAATAAAAATGGCGGCTGAAAAAGAATCTGAAGCCAAGCTGAAGGCCTTCCGTACCGATCGGGGGGTGAGTTCAAGTCCCGCGCATTCACGGACTTTTGCGAAGCTCAAGGGATCAAGCGGTATCTTATAGCGCCATATTCACCGCAGCAAAACGGTGTTGTGGAACGGAGGAATCAGACCGTGGTGGCGATGGCACGAAGCATGTTGAAGAGTAAAGGCATGCTGGGCAAGTTTTGGGGTGAGGTGGTCAATACGGCCGTTTATTTGCTGAACCGGGATCCAACCAAGAGTGTGGTTGGGATGACGCCGTATGAAGCATGGTACGGACACAAGCCCACGGTTGATCATCTTCGCACTTTCGGATGCGTAGCGCATGTGAAGACAGTGACCGGGCATACTAGCAAATTGGTGGATCGAAGTACTCCAATGGTGTTGGTTGGCTATGAAAAGGGTACGAAGGCATACCGTGCGTGCAACCCCTCGACCAATAAGAATGGTGGTCATGGAACTGGAACTCTACAGAGCCGGTATACCCGACGTCCGATGAAATTTTCAATGTCGTTTACGACGAATCCAAACATGCAAGAAATTTTGATCAACCAGCAAACTCTTTGGGACGGAGGGATGGTCCGAACGGAGGCGGCACAGGAGACGCGCCAGCTACTCCCGCTGCGTCACACGCTCACGCGCGAGAAGGAACGGCTGGTGCGCCCGATGACAGGCCAGGCAGTGTGGGCTGCTGCGCTCAATCTGGTTGCTCAGGTACACGTGGAGGCGCAGGGCGAAGCACAGCAGGaggccgaaatcactaattaaggagtactccctGCGTAGATCACTCCAActttcccaggttgcgacaagtggcgcgctgcatgtgcgccacttgtcgcaacgtgggtgttttccttttttcgtagatttgtttatttaaaacgttttatctcttaaacagtgcgtccaaatctcgaaccgctttcgccgtaggattcctcgcgtcgagatcttcaaaactagatcccatgttgataagttttgacgaattttttttcacgaaaaaaccggacgaaaaactgaggaaaaaaccaaaccggaacacatgtttttttccctttccgaaagaggaacgcccgtgcctctgacgaaatcacaaccgtgcctcccgcggaagcaaaaccgtgcctctcgcgatagaaagaaaacagaaaacgcatttttccctttctgaaagaggcacacccgtgcctctcgcgaaagcacaactgtgcctcttgcggaaccaaaaccgtgcctctcgtgaaagaaaaaaaaacagaaaatgtgttttttttttcgtttccgagaagcacggccgtgactctcgcgaaagcacaaccgtgcctcttgcgaaaggaaaaaaaatagaaaacatgtttttttttcgttccaagaggcacggccgtgcctctcgcgaaagcataaccttgcctctcgcgaaaacaaaaccgtgactctcgaaaaaaaatgcgttttttgcgCAAAAAGGttattttttcgaaaaaaaatttggtcgaaaagctAGGAAAGACGGGTGGAAAAGCAAAACATGAAAAAAAAcctttaaaaagccgaaaacgcatggggaaaaataaataaaaaatccgGAAGGAgcatccagagcgcgacacgtggcgaatagctgagagcgcgccaaatggcgctgatcgttgcgaggcccccgaaggagcgctcgttaattagttgctcccgcaGGAGGCTCTTCCCCTCAAAGCCCAGGTGGCTCGTCTACTAGGCTGGGAAGCCCACGTGGTGTGCAGGTTGGCCCAAAAAGCCACCCACGTGATGGTGAAGAAACACCAGTTGTGGCTGGTTGGCCCACTCTACGTGCAGGAAAAGCACGGCCAGCTACATCTAGTTCGTCCAGTGGACACGCGGCCAACTCGGAAGAGCCTCAATCACCAGAAATCGGAAGTGAGGCAGCTTCAGAGGATAGTTCTTCGTCTTCGAATGAACAGGAGACGAGGGAACATCCGCCGACACCACTGGTGTCAAATGCTAGCTCCGGACATCAGTACGTCTTCAACTAGTGGGGGATTTATATCCAAAGGAAGCATTTTCAAAAGTAAATCCTGTGCAAATTAAAGGAAGAGGATGGCGGTGTCTGCTTAGCGTCGAGGAACCGACGAAATTTGAAGATGCAAACACGGAGGAGTGTTGGCGTTGTGCTATGGACGAGGTGTCGGGATCGATCCAAGACAACAAAACATGGGAGCTCGTTGATCCACCCAACGACCATAAAATCATAGGGCTCAAGTGGGTGTACAAAGTCAAGAAAGATGCCGAAGGAAACTTGGTGAAGCATAAGGCAAGGCTCGTAGCCAAAGGATACGTGCAAGAGCAAGGTGTAGACTTCGAGGAAGTGTTCGCTCCTGTCACAAGGATGGAATCGGTGAGGCTAGTTATAGCTCTCGTGGCTCAAGAATCTTAGAGGCTACATCACATGGATGTAAAATGCGCTTTTTTTAACAGAGAGTTAAAAGAAGAAGTATATGTGAAGCAACCACCAGGTTACATCAAAAAGGGAGAGGAGCACAAGGTGTTGAAACTACAAAAGGTATTGTACGGGCTATGCCAAGCTCCTCGGGCGTGGAACATCAAACTTGATTGTACACTAGTTTCTCTTGGTTTTAAGAAAAGTCCACTGGAGCATGCTATCTACAAGCGAGGTAAAGGCAAGGGTCGTGTCCTAGTGGGCATCTCTATTGATGATCTCTTGATAACTGGAGTAGATGAGGAGGAGATTGCTAGATTCAAGCTACAAATGAAGGAGCTTTTCAAGATGAGTGATCTAGGGCTCTTGACTTGCTATCTCGGGGTCGAGGTACATCAAAAGCCAGAGGGAATCACACTATGCCAGGAGGCATATGCAAAGAAGAATCTTGAAAGCTGTAGCATGGAGGACTGCAACCAAAGTCATGTTCCAATGGAGCCTCGACTTAAACTTAGCAAGAGGAGCCAAGCACCCGCGGTTGATGCAACGGAGTATGGAAGTGTGGTCGGAAGCCTAAGGTATCTTGTGAATACACGACCAGACTTGACCTATTCCGTTGGCGTAGTGAGTCGCTTCATGGAAGCACCCACGACAGAACATTGGGCAGCTATGAAACAAATACTCAGGTACATCAAAGGGACAACTAACTTCGGTTGTGTCTA is from Triticum aestivum cultivar Chinese Spring chromosome 1B, IWGSC CS RefSeq v2.1, whole genome shotgun sequence and encodes:
- the LOC123077358 gene encoding uncharacterized protein; amino-acid sequence: MKNRRLVHRRASDKLSITLLIDTKAAKVCFAEAGNDVVEFLSGLLSLPLGSISNLLTQERIAGSFGNLLASVEMRDADYKGKEQHLSPAVAQATLCRLEELLGTELSNCNTHFYTCVNKNTGRSCGFLSARSGSACPACKGRMFDPMFLSSENEEVATAGRKWRASAYTIKDDLWVSPAPSLLSGITLLAHCGVQDLSVLERKTVKIGKEEALGILAAALKSKSVLTDVFLPKKNARCKREPPEEVSHV